The following proteins come from a genomic window of bacterium:
- the rpe gene encoding ribulose-phosphate 3-epimerase yields the protein MSWWSHLDRTRVGVAPSLLGGDLARLAEEVAAVEAAGADVLHLDVMDGHFVPNLTFGAPVCAAIGRVAQLPLDCHLMIERPLESLGDYLAAGCRGLTLHLEALSDPGAALATLRRAGVLAGLSLRPGTPLPPPGPLWAGLDLLLVMSVEPGFCGQSFQPAALDKVRAAAALRRREGLDFAIEVDGGIGPAQAGPLRAAGADLLVAASAVMGRPDRRAAIAALRDAAAAAVK from the coding sequence GCTGGTGGTCGCATCTCGATCGGACTAGGGTCGGCGTTGCGCCCTCCCTGCTCGGCGGCGACCTCGCCCGACTGGCCGAGGAGGTGGCTGCCGTCGAGGCGGCTGGTGCGGACGTCCTGCACCTGGACGTGATGGACGGGCACTTCGTGCCCAACCTCACCTTCGGCGCGCCGGTCTGCGCCGCGATCGGCCGCGTGGCGCAGCTGCCCCTCGACTGCCACCTGATGATCGAGCGCCCCCTGGAGAGTCTCGGCGACTACCTCGCCGCCGGCTGCCGGGGCCTGACCCTGCACCTGGAAGCCCTGAGCGACCCGGGCGCTGCCCTCGCCACCCTGCGCCGGGCCGGCGTCCTCGCCGGGCTCTCCCTGCGACCGGGGACGCCGCTGCCGCCGCCCGGGCCCCTCTGGGCGGGCCTGGACCTGCTGCTCGTGATGAGCGTCGAGCCCGGCTTCTGCGGGCAGAGCTTCCAGCCCGCGGCCCTGGACAAGGTCCGGGCGGCCGCCGCGCTGCGCCGGCGCGAGGGCCTGGACTTCGCGATCGAGGTCGATGGGGGCATCGGCCCCGCCCAGGCCGGCCCCCTGCGCGCCGCCGGCGCCGACCTGCTGGTGGCGGCCAGCGCCGTCATGGGCCGGCCCGACCGCCGGGCGGCCATCGCGGCCCTCCGGGACGCGGCCGCCGCAGCCGTGAAATAG